In Phycodurus eques isolate BA_2022a chromosome 23, UOR_Pequ_1.1, whole genome shotgun sequence, a genomic segment contains:
- the LOC133397699 gene encoding coronin-2A-like isoform X6 yields MRLSTVSGKQYFLLETVLRLLRSPAFIRGLFQLSSRCCQGSTLHDCVRAPVSNQLYHHRYINPPVPGHPRRSIAVTFGGTTAHLPPMSWRSSFHCSKFRHIFGKASSREHGFDGVPITRGVHDNQYCSVNPCFIAMVTECAGGGSFLVLPIHHTGRVDPQHPRVCGHRAQVVDIKWNPFDDSCIASCSEDCTVKIWDIPSCGVERNLTQARKTLIGHSRRVGLIEWHPTAENLLLSSAYDYKVRSRIKAAVLEIIPEEICLQVLLWDVSQDGAVLRCPVRVVMAPVHHRFPSEMLLLSVSFNLEGNRLAVASKDRRVRVLDPRTGRILQVSCNKYHRANKVVYIRGLKMLLSTGCSPWNHRQIVLWDPDDLSEPLYEEDLDGSAGVLFPFFDPDTDMLYLAGKGDGNIRYYELSSEKPYISFLTEFRSPLPHKGLAVMPKRGLDVNICEIFRFYRLIAVKGLVEPLSMIVPRKKVDLTHELSCKCRKHQMFCLLRQSATFHEDLYPMTAGNRAAMTAQEWLTGINRAGPVLMSLHPGIRAVNPYPESLAGRSWYTKRPTTEALPRSTPGLMEKNFLQEQLAYQDAKYHRDTDMLSGWQSDESQLWTYDITPHCCEPAERPPPTTQDELREAFYKQQEEIRGLREILDQKDVSTRGPWRPSW; encoded by the exons ATGCGGCTGTCAACAGTCAGCGGGAAGCAGTACTTCCTACTTGAGACTGTTCTGCGCTTGCTGAGAAGCCCAGCTTTCATCCGAGGGTTGTTCCAGCTGTCATCTCGGTGTTGCCAGGGGTCCACGCTACATGACTGTGTCAGAG cacctgtctccaatcagctttatcaccaccggtatataaacCCGCCTGTTCCAGGACATCCTCgccgaagtattgcagttactttcggtggtaccacggcccatttacctccc ATGTCGTGGCGCTCGTCCTTCCACTGCTCCAAGTTCCGACACATCTTCGGGAAAGCATCCAGCAGGGAGCACGGCTTCGACGGCGTTCCCATCACACGTGGCGTCCATGACAACCAGTACTGCTCTGTCAATCCTTGTTTCATCGCCATGGTGACAGAGTGCGCCGGGGGCGGGTCCTTCCTGGTGCTGCCCATCCATCAT ACAGGCAGAGTGGACCCTCAGCATCCGAGGGTGTGCGGTCACAGGGCTCAGGTTGTTGACATCAAGTGGAACCCGTTCGATGACAGCTGTATCGCCTCGTGTTCTGAGGACTGCACG GTAAAGATCTGGGACATTCCGAGCTGTGGTGTCGAACGAAACCTCACCCAGGCCAGGAAGACTCTGATTGGTCACTCCAGGAGGGTAGGGCTGATCGAGTGGCATCCGACCGCTGAGAACCTCCTACTAAGCTCGGCCTACGACTACAAGGTTAGGTCCCGAATAAAGGCAGCGGTCTTGGAAATCATTCCAGAAGAAATCTGTCTCCAGGTCCTCCTGTGGGACGTGTCGCAGGACGGGGCGGTGCTCAGGTGTCCGGTGCGTGTGGTCATGGCGCCAGTCCACCACCGCTTCCCGTCAGAGATGTTGCTGCTGTCCGTCAGCTTCAACCTGGAAGGAAACCGGCTGGCAGTTGCGTCCAAAGACAGGCGCGTTCGAGTGCTGGACCCCCGCACAGGAAGGATTCTCcag GTGTCCTGCAACAAATATCACAGGGCCAACAAGGTTGTGTACATCAGAGGTTTGAAGATGCTGCTGAGCACCGGTTGCTCGCCCTGGAACCACAGACAGATCGTCCTCTGGGACCCG GATGACTTGTCGGAGCCTCTGTACGAAGAAGATCTGGACGGTTCTGCAGGAGTTCTCTTCCCGTTCTTTGATCCAGACACTGACATGCTTTACCTGGCTGGGAAG GGTGATGGGAACATCAGGTACTACGAGCTGAGTTCGGAGAAACCTTACATCAGCTTCCTGACAGAGTTTAGGTCCCCGCTGCCTCACAAAGGACTCG CGGTGATGCCAAAGCGTGGCCTGGACGTCAACATCTGCGAGATATTCCGATTCTATCGCCTGATCGCTGTCAAAGGCCTGGTGGAGCCGCTGTCAATGATTGTACCGCGCAAGAAGGTTGATCTAACTCACGAGCTCAGTTGCAAATGTAgaaagcatcaaatgttttgtCTGCTCCGTCAGTCGGCGACATTCCACGAGGATCTGTATCCAATGACAGCGGGAAACCGGGCCGCCATGACGGCTCAAGAGTGGCTGACGGGAATCAACAGGG CAGGCCCAGTCTTGATGTCTCTACATCCTGGCATTCGAGCGGTCAACCCTTACCCAGAAAGCCTCGCTGGGAGGAGCTGGTACACCAAGAGGCCGACCACAGAAGCACTGCCCCGCTCGACCCCGGGACTCATGGAGAAG AACTTCCTACAGGAACAGCTGGCCTACCAGGATGCCAAATATCACAGAGACACAGACATGCTGTCGGGCTGGCAGTCAGATGAGTCACAGCTGTGGACGTACGACATCACGCCCCACTGCTGCGAGCCTGCGGAGAGGCCGCCGCCCACCACACAGGATGAG cTCCGTGAAGCATTCTACAAACAGCAAGAAGAGATCCGAGGTCTCCGTGAAATACTC
- the LOC133397699 gene encoding coronin-2A-like isoform X5, with protein MRLSTVSGKQYFLLETVLRLLRSPAFIRGLFQLSSRCCQGSTLHDCVRAPVSNQLYHHRYINPPVPGHPRRSIAVTFGGTTAHLPPMSWRSSFHCSKFRHIFGKASSREHGFDGVPITRGVHDNQYCSVNPCFIAMVTECAGGGSFLVLPIHHTGRVDPQHPRVCGHRAQVVDIKWNPFDDSCIASCSEDCTVFADHFLSSILVLLALMAERVTVQVKIWDIPSCGVERNLTQARKTLIGHSRRVGLIEWHPTAENLLLSSAYDYKVRSRIKAAVLEIIPEEICLQVLLWDVSQDGAVLRCPVRVVMAPVHHRFPSEMLLLSVSFNLEGNRLAVASKDRRVRVLDPRTGRILQVSCNKYHRANKVVYIRGLKMLLSTGCSPWNHRQIVLWDPDDLSEPLYEEDLDGSAGVLFPFFDPDTDMLYLAGKGDGNIRYYELSSEKPYISFLTEFRSPLPHKGLAVMPKRGLDVNICEIFRFYRLIAVKGLVEPLSMIVPRKKSATFHEDLYPMTAGNRAAMTAQEWLTGINRAGPVLMSLHPGIRAVNPYPESLAGRSWYTKRPTTEALPRSTPGLMEKNFLQEQLAYQDAKYHRDTDMLSGWQSDESQLWTYDITPHCCEPAERPPPTTQDELREAFYKQQEEIRGLREILDQKDVSTRGPWRPSW; from the exons ATGCGGCTGTCAACAGTCAGCGGGAAGCAGTACTTCCTACTTGAGACTGTTCTGCGCTTGCTGAGAAGCCCAGCTTTCATCCGAGGGTTGTTCCAGCTGTCATCTCGGTGTTGCCAGGGGTCCACGCTACATGACTGTGTCAGAG cacctgtctccaatcagctttatcaccaccggtatataaacCCGCCTGTTCCAGGACATCCTCgccgaagtattgcagttactttcggtggtaccacggcccatttacctccc ATGTCGTGGCGCTCGTCCTTCCACTGCTCCAAGTTCCGACACATCTTCGGGAAAGCATCCAGCAGGGAGCACGGCTTCGACGGCGTTCCCATCACACGTGGCGTCCATGACAACCAGTACTGCTCTGTCAATCCTTGTTTCATCGCCATGGTGACAGAGTGCGCCGGGGGCGGGTCCTTCCTGGTGCTGCCCATCCATCAT ACAGGCAGAGTGGACCCTCAGCATCCGAGGGTGTGCGGTCACAGGGCTCAGGTTGTTGACATCAAGTGGAACCCGTTCGATGACAGCTGTATCGCCTCGTGTTCTGAGGACTGCACGGTGTTTGCAGATCACTTTCTGTCTTCCATTCTGGTTCTACTGGCGCTCATGGCTGAACGTGTGACTGTACAGGTAAAGATCTGGGACATTCCGAGCTGTGGTGTCGAACGAAACCTCACCCAGGCCAGGAAGACTCTGATTGGTCACTCCAGGAGGGTAGGGCTGATCGAGTGGCATCCGACCGCTGAGAACCTCCTACTAAGCTCGGCCTACGACTACAAGGTTAGGTCCCGAATAAAGGCAGCGGTCTTGGAAATCATTCCAGAAGAAATCTGTCTCCAGGTCCTCCTGTGGGACGTGTCGCAGGACGGGGCGGTGCTCAGGTGTCCGGTGCGTGTGGTCATGGCGCCAGTCCACCACCGCTTCCCGTCAGAGATGTTGCTGCTGTCCGTCAGCTTCAACCTGGAAGGAAACCGGCTGGCAGTTGCGTCCAAAGACAGGCGCGTTCGAGTGCTGGACCCCCGCACAGGAAGGATTCTCcag GTGTCCTGCAACAAATATCACAGGGCCAACAAGGTTGTGTACATCAGAGGTTTGAAGATGCTGCTGAGCACCGGTTGCTCGCCCTGGAACCACAGACAGATCGTCCTCTGGGACCCG GATGACTTGTCGGAGCCTCTGTACGAAGAAGATCTGGACGGTTCTGCAGGAGTTCTCTTCCCGTTCTTTGATCCAGACACTGACATGCTTTACCTGGCTGGGAAG GGTGATGGGAACATCAGGTACTACGAGCTGAGTTCGGAGAAACCTTACATCAGCTTCCTGACAGAGTTTAGGTCCCCGCTGCCTCACAAAGGACTCG CGGTGATGCCAAAGCGTGGCCTGGACGTCAACATCTGCGAGATATTCCGATTCTATCGCCTGATCGCTGTCAAAGGCCTGGTGGAGCCGCTGTCAATGATTGTACCGCGCAAGAAG TCGGCGACATTCCACGAGGATCTGTATCCAATGACAGCGGGAAACCGGGCCGCCATGACGGCTCAAGAGTGGCTGACGGGAATCAACAGGG CAGGCCCAGTCTTGATGTCTCTACATCCTGGCATTCGAGCGGTCAACCCTTACCCAGAAAGCCTCGCTGGGAGGAGCTGGTACACCAAGAGGCCGACCACAGAAGCACTGCCCCGCTCGACCCCGGGACTCATGGAGAAG AACTTCCTACAGGAACAGCTGGCCTACCAGGATGCCAAATATCACAGAGACACAGACATGCTGTCGGGCTGGCAGTCAGATGAGTCACAGCTGTGGACGTACGACATCACGCCCCACTGCTGCGAGCCTGCGGAGAGGCCGCCGCCCACCACACAGGATGAG cTCCGTGAAGCATTCTACAAACAGCAAGAAGAGATCCGAGGTCTCCGTGAAATACTC
- the LOC133397699 gene encoding coronin-2A-like isoform X7: MRLSTVSGKQYFLLETVLRLLRSPAFIRGLFQLSSRCCQGSTLHDCVRAPVSNQLYHHRYINPPVPGHPRRSIAVTFGGTTAHLPPMSWRSSFHCSKFRHIFGKASSREHGFDGVPITRGVHDNQYCSVNPCFIAMVTECAGGGSFLVLPIHHTGRVDPQHPRVCGHRAQVVDIKWNPFDDSCIASCSEDCTVFADHFLSSILVLLALMAERVTVQVKIWDIPSCGVERNLTQARKTLIGHSRRVLLWDVSQDGAVLRCPVRVVMAPVHHRFPSEMLLLSVSFNLEGNRLAVASKDRRVRVLDPRTGRILQVSCNKYHRANKVVYIRGLKMLLSTGCSPWNHRQIVLWDPDDLSEPLYEEDLDGSAGVLFPFFDPDTDMLYLAGKGDGNIRYYELSSEKPYISFLTEFRSPLPHKGLAVMPKRGLDVNICEIFRFYRLIAVKGLVEPLSMIVPRKKVDLTHELSCKCRKHQMFCLLRQSATFHEDLYPMTAGNRAAMTAQEWLTGINRAGPVLMSLHPGIRAVNPYPESLAGRSWYTKRPTTEALPRSTPGLMEKNFLQEQLAYQDAKYHRDTDMLSGWQSDESQLWTYDITPHCCEPAERPPPTTQDELREAFYKQQEEIRGLREILDQKDVSTRGPWRPSW; this comes from the exons ATGCGGCTGTCAACAGTCAGCGGGAAGCAGTACTTCCTACTTGAGACTGTTCTGCGCTTGCTGAGAAGCCCAGCTTTCATCCGAGGGTTGTTCCAGCTGTCATCTCGGTGTTGCCAGGGGTCCACGCTACATGACTGTGTCAGAG cacctgtctccaatcagctttatcaccaccggtatataaacCCGCCTGTTCCAGGACATCCTCgccgaagtattgcagttactttcggtggtaccacggcccatttacctccc ATGTCGTGGCGCTCGTCCTTCCACTGCTCCAAGTTCCGACACATCTTCGGGAAAGCATCCAGCAGGGAGCACGGCTTCGACGGCGTTCCCATCACACGTGGCGTCCATGACAACCAGTACTGCTCTGTCAATCCTTGTTTCATCGCCATGGTGACAGAGTGCGCCGGGGGCGGGTCCTTCCTGGTGCTGCCCATCCATCAT ACAGGCAGAGTGGACCCTCAGCATCCGAGGGTGTGCGGTCACAGGGCTCAGGTTGTTGACATCAAGTGGAACCCGTTCGATGACAGCTGTATCGCCTCGTGTTCTGAGGACTGCACGGTGTTTGCAGATCACTTTCTGTCTTCCATTCTGGTTCTACTGGCGCTCATGGCTGAACGTGTGACTGTACAGGTAAAGATCTGGGACATTCCGAGCTGTGGTGTCGAACGAAACCTCACCCAGGCCAGGAAGACTCTGATTGGTCACTCCAGGAGG GTCCTCCTGTGGGACGTGTCGCAGGACGGGGCGGTGCTCAGGTGTCCGGTGCGTGTGGTCATGGCGCCAGTCCACCACCGCTTCCCGTCAGAGATGTTGCTGCTGTCCGTCAGCTTCAACCTGGAAGGAAACCGGCTGGCAGTTGCGTCCAAAGACAGGCGCGTTCGAGTGCTGGACCCCCGCACAGGAAGGATTCTCcag GTGTCCTGCAACAAATATCACAGGGCCAACAAGGTTGTGTACATCAGAGGTTTGAAGATGCTGCTGAGCACCGGTTGCTCGCCCTGGAACCACAGACAGATCGTCCTCTGGGACCCG GATGACTTGTCGGAGCCTCTGTACGAAGAAGATCTGGACGGTTCTGCAGGAGTTCTCTTCCCGTTCTTTGATCCAGACACTGACATGCTTTACCTGGCTGGGAAG GGTGATGGGAACATCAGGTACTACGAGCTGAGTTCGGAGAAACCTTACATCAGCTTCCTGACAGAGTTTAGGTCCCCGCTGCCTCACAAAGGACTCG CGGTGATGCCAAAGCGTGGCCTGGACGTCAACATCTGCGAGATATTCCGATTCTATCGCCTGATCGCTGTCAAAGGCCTGGTGGAGCCGCTGTCAATGATTGTACCGCGCAAGAAGGTTGATCTAACTCACGAGCTCAGTTGCAAATGTAgaaagcatcaaatgttttgtCTGCTCCGTCAGTCGGCGACATTCCACGAGGATCTGTATCCAATGACAGCGGGAAACCGGGCCGCCATGACGGCTCAAGAGTGGCTGACGGGAATCAACAGGG CAGGCCCAGTCTTGATGTCTCTACATCCTGGCATTCGAGCGGTCAACCCTTACCCAGAAAGCCTCGCTGGGAGGAGCTGGTACACCAAGAGGCCGACCACAGAAGCACTGCCCCGCTCGACCCCGGGACTCATGGAGAAG AACTTCCTACAGGAACAGCTGGCCTACCAGGATGCCAAATATCACAGAGACACAGACATGCTGTCGGGCTGGCAGTCAGATGAGTCACAGCTGTGGACGTACGACATCACGCCCCACTGCTGCGAGCCTGCGGAGAGGCCGCCGCCCACCACACAGGATGAG cTCCGTGAAGCATTCTACAAACAGCAAGAAGAGATCCGAGGTCTCCGTGAAATACTC
- the LOC133397699 gene encoding coronin-2A-like isoform X11: MSWRSSFHCSKFRHIFGKASSREHGFDGVPITRGVHDNQYCSVNPCFIAMVTECAGGGSFLVLPIHHTGRVDPQHPRVCGHRAQVVDIKWNPFDDSCIASCSEDCTVFADHFLSSILVLLALMAERVTVQVKIWDIPSCGVERNLTQARKTLIGHSRRVGLIEWHPTAENLLLSSAYDYKVRSRIKAAVLEIIPEEICLQVLLWDVSQDGAVLRCPVRVVMAPVHHRFPSEMLLLSVSFNLEGNRLAVASKDRRVRVLDPRTGRILQVSCNKYHRANKVVYIRGLKMLLSTGCSPWNHRQIVLWDPDDLSEPLYEEDLDGSAGVLFPFFDPDTDMLYLAGKGDGNIRYYELSSEKPYISFLTEFRSPLPHKGLAVMPKRGLDVNICEIFRFYRLIAVKGLVEPLSMIVPRKKVDLTHELSCKCRKHQMFCLLRQSATFHEDLYPMTAGNRAAMTAQEWLTGINRAGPVLMSLHPGIRAVNPYPESLAGRSWYTKRPTTEALPRSTPGLMEKNFLQEQLAYQDAKYHRDTDMLSGWQSDESQLWTYDITPHCCEPAERPPPTTQDELREAFYKQQEEIRGLREILDQKDVSTRGPWRPSW; the protein is encoded by the exons ATGTCGTGGCGCTCGTCCTTCCACTGCTCCAAGTTCCGACACATCTTCGGGAAAGCATCCAGCAGGGAGCACGGCTTCGACGGCGTTCCCATCACACGTGGCGTCCATGACAACCAGTACTGCTCTGTCAATCCTTGTTTCATCGCCATGGTGACAGAGTGCGCCGGGGGCGGGTCCTTCCTGGTGCTGCCCATCCATCAT ACAGGCAGAGTGGACCCTCAGCATCCGAGGGTGTGCGGTCACAGGGCTCAGGTTGTTGACATCAAGTGGAACCCGTTCGATGACAGCTGTATCGCCTCGTGTTCTGAGGACTGCACGGTGTTTGCAGATCACTTTCTGTCTTCCATTCTGGTTCTACTGGCGCTCATGGCTGAACGTGTGACTGTACAGGTAAAGATCTGGGACATTCCGAGCTGTGGTGTCGAACGAAACCTCACCCAGGCCAGGAAGACTCTGATTGGTCACTCCAGGAGGGTAGGGCTGATCGAGTGGCATCCGACCGCTGAGAACCTCCTACTAAGCTCGGCCTACGACTACAAGGTTAGGTCCCGAATAAAGGCAGCGGTCTTGGAAATCATTCCAGAAGAAATCTGTCTCCAGGTCCTCCTGTGGGACGTGTCGCAGGACGGGGCGGTGCTCAGGTGTCCGGTGCGTGTGGTCATGGCGCCAGTCCACCACCGCTTCCCGTCAGAGATGTTGCTGCTGTCCGTCAGCTTCAACCTGGAAGGAAACCGGCTGGCAGTTGCGTCCAAAGACAGGCGCGTTCGAGTGCTGGACCCCCGCACAGGAAGGATTCTCcag GTGTCCTGCAACAAATATCACAGGGCCAACAAGGTTGTGTACATCAGAGGTTTGAAGATGCTGCTGAGCACCGGTTGCTCGCCCTGGAACCACAGACAGATCGTCCTCTGGGACCCG GATGACTTGTCGGAGCCTCTGTACGAAGAAGATCTGGACGGTTCTGCAGGAGTTCTCTTCCCGTTCTTTGATCCAGACACTGACATGCTTTACCTGGCTGGGAAG GGTGATGGGAACATCAGGTACTACGAGCTGAGTTCGGAGAAACCTTACATCAGCTTCCTGACAGAGTTTAGGTCCCCGCTGCCTCACAAAGGACTCG CGGTGATGCCAAAGCGTGGCCTGGACGTCAACATCTGCGAGATATTCCGATTCTATCGCCTGATCGCTGTCAAAGGCCTGGTGGAGCCGCTGTCAATGATTGTACCGCGCAAGAAGGTTGATCTAACTCACGAGCTCAGTTGCAAATGTAgaaagcatcaaatgttttgtCTGCTCCGTCAGTCGGCGACATTCCACGAGGATCTGTATCCAATGACAGCGGGAAACCGGGCCGCCATGACGGCTCAAGAGTGGCTGACGGGAATCAACAGGG CAGGCCCAGTCTTGATGTCTCTACATCCTGGCATTCGAGCGGTCAACCCTTACCCAGAAAGCCTCGCTGGGAGGAGCTGGTACACCAAGAGGCCGACCACAGAAGCACTGCCCCGCTCGACCCCGGGACTCATGGAGAAG AACTTCCTACAGGAACAGCTGGCCTACCAGGATGCCAAATATCACAGAGACACAGACATGCTGTCGGGCTGGCAGTCAGATGAGTCACAGCTGTGGACGTACGACATCACGCCCCACTGCTGCGAGCCTGCGGAGAGGCCGCCGCCCACCACACAGGATGAG cTCCGTGAAGCATTCTACAAACAGCAAGAAGAGATCCGAGGTCTCCGTGAAATACTC
- the LOC133397699 gene encoding coronin-2A-like isoform X2: MRLSTVSGKQYFLLETVLRLLRSPAFIRGLFQLSSRCCQGSTLHDCVRAPVSNQLYHHRYINPPVPGHPRRSIAVTFGGTTAHLPPMSWRSSFHCSKFRHIFGKASSREHGFDGVPITRGVHDNQYCSVNPCFIAMVTECAGGGSFLVLPIHHTGRVDPQHPRVCGHRAQVVDIKWNPFDDSCIASCSEDCTVFADHFLSSILVLLALMAERVTVQVKIWDIPSCGVERNLTQARKTLIGHSRRVGLIEWHPTAENLLLSSAYDYKVRSRIKAAVLEIIPEEICLQVLLWDVSQDGAVLRCPVRVVMAPVHHRFPSEMLLLSVSFNLEGNRLAVASKDRRVRVLDPRTGRILQVSCNKYHRANKVVYIRGLKMLLSTGCSPWNHRQIVLWDPDDLSEPLYEEDLDGSAGVLFPFFDPDTDMLYLAGKGDGNIRYYELSSEKPYISFLTEFRSPLPHKGLAVMPKRGLDVNICEIFRFYRLIAVKGLVEPLSMIVPRKKVDLTHELSCKCRKHQMFCLLRQSATFHEDLYPMTAGNRAAMTAQEWLTGINRGPVLMSLHPGIRAVNPYPESLAGRSWYTKRPTTEALPRSTPGLMEKNFLQEQLAYQDAKYHRDTDMLSGWQSDESQLWTYDITPHCCEPAERPPPTTQDELREAFYKQQEEIRGLREILDQKDVSTRGPWRPSW, from the exons ATGCGGCTGTCAACAGTCAGCGGGAAGCAGTACTTCCTACTTGAGACTGTTCTGCGCTTGCTGAGAAGCCCAGCTTTCATCCGAGGGTTGTTCCAGCTGTCATCTCGGTGTTGCCAGGGGTCCACGCTACATGACTGTGTCAGAG cacctgtctccaatcagctttatcaccaccggtatataaacCCGCCTGTTCCAGGACATCCTCgccgaagtattgcagttactttcggtggtaccacggcccatttacctccc ATGTCGTGGCGCTCGTCCTTCCACTGCTCCAAGTTCCGACACATCTTCGGGAAAGCATCCAGCAGGGAGCACGGCTTCGACGGCGTTCCCATCACACGTGGCGTCCATGACAACCAGTACTGCTCTGTCAATCCTTGTTTCATCGCCATGGTGACAGAGTGCGCCGGGGGCGGGTCCTTCCTGGTGCTGCCCATCCATCAT ACAGGCAGAGTGGACCCTCAGCATCCGAGGGTGTGCGGTCACAGGGCTCAGGTTGTTGACATCAAGTGGAACCCGTTCGATGACAGCTGTATCGCCTCGTGTTCTGAGGACTGCACGGTGTTTGCAGATCACTTTCTGTCTTCCATTCTGGTTCTACTGGCGCTCATGGCTGAACGTGTGACTGTACAGGTAAAGATCTGGGACATTCCGAGCTGTGGTGTCGAACGAAACCTCACCCAGGCCAGGAAGACTCTGATTGGTCACTCCAGGAGGGTAGGGCTGATCGAGTGGCATCCGACCGCTGAGAACCTCCTACTAAGCTCGGCCTACGACTACAAGGTTAGGTCCCGAATAAAGGCAGCGGTCTTGGAAATCATTCCAGAAGAAATCTGTCTCCAGGTCCTCCTGTGGGACGTGTCGCAGGACGGGGCGGTGCTCAGGTGTCCGGTGCGTGTGGTCATGGCGCCAGTCCACCACCGCTTCCCGTCAGAGATGTTGCTGCTGTCCGTCAGCTTCAACCTGGAAGGAAACCGGCTGGCAGTTGCGTCCAAAGACAGGCGCGTTCGAGTGCTGGACCCCCGCACAGGAAGGATTCTCcag GTGTCCTGCAACAAATATCACAGGGCCAACAAGGTTGTGTACATCAGAGGTTTGAAGATGCTGCTGAGCACCGGTTGCTCGCCCTGGAACCACAGACAGATCGTCCTCTGGGACCCG GATGACTTGTCGGAGCCTCTGTACGAAGAAGATCTGGACGGTTCTGCAGGAGTTCTCTTCCCGTTCTTTGATCCAGACACTGACATGCTTTACCTGGCTGGGAAG GGTGATGGGAACATCAGGTACTACGAGCTGAGTTCGGAGAAACCTTACATCAGCTTCCTGACAGAGTTTAGGTCCCCGCTGCCTCACAAAGGACTCG CGGTGATGCCAAAGCGTGGCCTGGACGTCAACATCTGCGAGATATTCCGATTCTATCGCCTGATCGCTGTCAAAGGCCTGGTGGAGCCGCTGTCAATGATTGTACCGCGCAAGAAGGTTGATCTAACTCACGAGCTCAGTTGCAAATGTAgaaagcatcaaatgttttgtCTGCTCCGTCAGTCGGCGACATTCCACGAGGATCTGTATCCAATGACAGCGGGAAACCGGGCCGCCATGACGGCTCAAGAGTGGCTGACGGGAATCAACAGGG GCCCAGTCTTGATGTCTCTACATCCTGGCATTCGAGCGGTCAACCCTTACCCAGAAAGCCTCGCTGGGAGGAGCTGGTACACCAAGAGGCCGACCACAGAAGCACTGCCCCGCTCGACCCCGGGACTCATGGAGAAG AACTTCCTACAGGAACAGCTGGCCTACCAGGATGCCAAATATCACAGAGACACAGACATGCTGTCGGGCTGGCAGTCAGATGAGTCACAGCTGTGGACGTACGACATCACGCCCCACTGCTGCGAGCCTGCGGAGAGGCCGCCGCCCACCACACAGGATGAG cTCCGTGAAGCATTCTACAAACAGCAAGAAGAGATCCGAGGTCTCCGTGAAATACTC